A stretch of DNA from Gimesia chilikensis:
CGAAGTACAACCAGATCGCATTGAAGGTCCTCAAGGACTATCCCGAAATTGCCGTCGATGACCTGTATACTTTCACAAAACCACAGCATGCCCAGTGGTGGACCAAACCGGGCAATGTGCACTTCAATACCGCCGGTGCCACCGCACAGGGGAAAGAGGTGGCCCGGGTCATCGAACAGCAACTCAAACCGAAACAGGATTAAGCAATCCTGCCGGTCTCAAAGGGATCCAGGTGATCTATTGCTGATCCAGGATCTCTTTGATCTCCCCCATCATTTCCTTCGATCGTGTATTCACTGTGTGCATGGCCCGGTCCACCTTGGACTGGGACAGCGCCGGCTTGGCATCGATTTTCAACAGGGCCCGGGTAATCTGTGAAGCGGGTTCATTGTCGATATCGAACAGCCATTCCGACAAACCAATATCGCGGAACATCCAGCGTTTGAGACCGTGGCGGGCACTCGCCAGATGCATGACCGGCGTTCCCATCGACAATGCGATGATACAGGAATGCGGCTCCATAGAGACAACGGCGATCGCCTGGGCATACACGGAAGCGGCTTCATCTACGTTCCAGAAGGGGTCGCGATTGACCACGTAAGGCTTCACATCTTCGGGAAGCTGATCGAGAATCATCTTCTGAGCATGGATAATTTCCTTATCCACTTCAGGCGCCAGCAGCACTTTTTTCTTCGTCGTGCGAACCCAGTCGGTGATGACCGCCCGCAGCTTTTTCGTCCAGAGTTCGTTCTGTGCGATGTCTTCCTTTGTCGGCTGGGTGGGGTTCATCACGGTCCCCTTTGTCGCTTTCAGCTTAGGCGTATTGCTGCGGAGTGTGACGGTGATAAATTCTTTCGGTTTCAAATCGTGAGCTTTGAGCCAGGCATTCGCTTTTTTATCATCACGAACATCGATACCAAAACAGCCATCCGGACCGAAGGCGAGGGAAGGTGAAGTCACGCCGATCTTCCGCAGGTAATAAAACGATTCCACGTCGCGGGTGTAAATGGCAGCCGCCCGGGAGAGCAGTTCGCTCATCTTAGCTTCATCTTCCGGTGCGAAGCCGTCGAAAGACTGTCCATACAGCACCAGCGGTTTATTGGTCGCCGTGCAGGCTTCAATGATGTAAATCGGCGGTGGCCAGAACTGGTTGAAGTGCATACCGGAGTTGTAGAGAAACAGGTCGCTCTCATCGAAGGCTTTCTGCATCTCAGGATTATTGGCTTTACCGCGTGCATTCATTTTCCCCTGCACGATATTCACCTTGGGAAACCGCTGTTTGAGCATCGCGGTGACTTCATCGGTGGTCCGATGCAACCAAAGATTGACTTTCACGTCAGGCAGATACTCTTCCAGGTAACGCAGAGTACCCGGCGTATGTCCAATGTCCCCGATGTTGACCGTCTGCCAGCCGGATCGCATGAAAATGGTTTTCTGTTTTGAATCATTCTCACCAGCTTCCAGTGCGGAAAGGGAAAACAGAGGGAGTGTTGCCAGCAGGATCAGCAGGCTTCGACGAGAGATTAAATCAGCAAAAGTCACGGGTGAGTTTCCTCCGGGCGAGTCAGTACAAAGTCGTTTTTGAGGCTGTCAATCAGACGCAAGTCTTCATCTTAACTGCTGTATAGAGCAGATAAAATCGGCTCCCGATTATTTAAGTTTCTTTTTTTGGGGTTCCGGAACTGTCTGTTATGCAAATACATAAAAAATGACTGGTTATGAATTTGCCCATCTCGGCAGCAATTGGAATCCAGACAAATACTACTGAACTGTTGATAACAAGCCTGCTGTGCGGTATGTTGAATTGATTCCAATCGAAGCGCACCCCAGATTGAAGCGGGAGAACTGAGTGTGTTTGAAATCGAACCATCCAGATTTCTAAAGCAAAGTGCCAGACTGCTGTACTGGTGGCGGTTGAGCAGGATGATGGTCGCTGAAAAGCCTGACCCCCGCGTGTTCAAGACGGCAGAATCCTTTCTGTCGGATACTGCGAAAGAGGCCTACGAAAATCTGCTCAAGCAAGGCAAACCCGTCTGGGGGAGTCTGGTCCAGGCGAATTCCATGATCTTTGAATGGGGCCAGCATAACCTGCCTGCTTCCTATATTTACTCTCCGGAAGACTACTTTGGGGACAACCCGAACCACCTGCTGGAAATTTCCAACCGCATCTTCGCATTAAAAGGAACGCAGACGGGTGATGCCGCCCTGGATGCCCTGGCGAATCGGATTACCGACGAGCGGAAGGACAGTTTTTCCTACCCGGTTCCCTACCAGGTCACCGATGGCCATGAAGTTTACCTGACTTCGGTCATGCTCTTCCGCGAGTCTCTGCCAGAGGGTCGACTGACATCACGTCTGCTGCCTCTACTGGTAGACCCGCCCAACAACGGCCTCGCGCTCCCCTTGCCACTCATGTTCTGGTCGAAGAAAATGATCGGGTATCTGGGACCTGGCATCCGGGGGCAAATCAAAGAGGAAATCTGGAAAACGATCTGGCAGACGGAGGTCAGCCCCCCTGAGTTTCAGCCTGCACTGGGAGGCGATCGAGAGATCCGTGATGATGAGATCGACTGGCTGATTGAAACACCACCTATCAAAATCTCAGCGACAGCGCACCACGTTCTCAGAGATCACCTGCTCAGCGCAGGCCATCTGGCCATCGGCGCCATTTTGGTCTTTAAAGAGGAAGACGAAATCGGACTGTCACTGATGAAGCGGGGCGACAACGAACCCTGTGCGAAATTCATGCTCGAAGATGTAATGTACTGTTTCCCTTCCGGACAGTTTAATGAGCGAGAAGGGGTGAAAATCGATTATCAAAACGGCCCCTTCCAACGGGGGATGATCTTCGAAGAGATCTTCGCGGAAGCCCCGACCTTTCATTGACGCGTGAAAGTGCAACAACTGTTTTTTGAGAGAAGAATGCAACGCAAGCGGGACCGGAATCAGCCAATACCGTATTTTTTCAACTTACTGTAATACGTGCTGCGGGGCATACCCAGCATGCGGGCAGCCTGGGCTTTATTGCCATCACATTCCGCCAGCGCCTGCTTGAGTTGTTCCGGCTCGGAAAGCTGACGATCCGCCTGGCTCTCTGTGCCCGGGAAAGAAATCACCTCCACATCAGATAACGGGATACGTCTCGATGGCTCAGTCCGGACCTGTTTGGTTTCGATAACCCGCACCGGCATCCGTCTGTTCCCACTGACGAGATCTGCAGGCAGATCTTTCAAAGTGATGACTTCTTCTTCTGCCAGCACGACCGCGCGCTCAATTACGTTCTCCAGCTGTCTGATATTACCCGGCCAGTCAGCACGCTCCAGCGCTTCGATGGCATCGGTGTCGATATGTGAAATGCGTTTTCCCAGACGATGTGCGGTGCGTTTCAGGAAGTAGAATGCCAGTTCGAAAATGTCATCCCGTCGTTCGCGAAGCGGAGGCAGAGTGATGCTGATCACATTCAGACGATAGTATAAATCCTCACGGAACAGTCCCTCGGCAATTCGCTGTTCGAGGTTCTGGTGCGTCGCGGTAATCAGCCGCACATCCACGTGCAGTGTTTCCGATCCCCCCACCCGTTCGAAGGCACGCTCCTGCAGAACCCGCAGCAGCTTGACCTGGGTATCGAGTGAAATATCTCCGATTTCATCGAGGAACAGAGTCCCCCCATTCGCCATTTCAAATCGGCCGACACGGTCTTCATGTGCGCCGGTAAATGCGCCTTTTACATGGCCGAACAGTTCACTTTCCAGCAGACTGGGAGACAAAGCCGCACAGTTCACCCGCACCAGCGGCTTCTCGTGACGCGAACTGTTTTCATGAACCGCCTGCGCCAGGAGTTCTTTCCCTGTACCGCTCTCGCCACGAATCAGAACCGTTGATTCCGAATTGGCGACCTTACGCACGGTCTCCATCACCTGCCGGATCGCCGGGCTGTTCCCCTTGATCAACCCTCGCTGCACAGCATGCGGTTCACTCCGCTCGGCAATTTCCTGCGAACTGGTTAATTCCGACTGCAACACAGAGACCAGCCGTCGTTGATCGTCGATCTTTTCTACCTTGATCCGCATCTCTTCATTGAGACGCCTGAGGTCCTGATGAATCTTGGTACTGTGCAGGGCGATGCTGGTGATCTGCCCCATGGCGTTCAGGAACGTCAAGTCCTCCGCAGAATAGGCACTGCCGGCAGTTCGCTGTCCCAGGGCCACGAAACCGGCAAACTCTCCATCCAACTCAAGATTGTAAATGAAGTCGAAGCCTAACAGCCGCAGCAGTTGCTGAGCGGGGGATGCCTCTTTCAACAGACCTGTCGCGACCCGCTGGAAGGCAAGCTCTCCTTCAAGAACTTCCAGCAGTTCCGCATTACAGGGAACCGTCGAAGGAGAATTTTCAATGTGAAACCCGGTTAACAGATCGAACTGTGTATGCTCTGGATTCAACAGGTAGATGGCTGCACTTTTAACCTGGAGCACTTCGCGGCAGGAGGTGAGCATGCGGTCGGCAATCGAACGCTGATCCCCCAGGCGACCGACGGCGCGATTCATGCGCTTCAGCGCTTTATCGAGCTGGTATTTCTGACGGAAGAAACGCCGGTCGATGAGCCGCTGCACACGATCACGCGACCAGAGCAACAGTGAGATCGCAAACAGCATTACCAGAAAGACGGAGATCGCCTGATTGGTGCTCGGCGTACGATTCAGCTGCGTACCATAAAGCGACCCCAGTGAAATCACGGTCGCATACAGAATCGAGATGCCCGCACTGACGACGTAGAACAGCATCCCGCGGCTGATGATCTGATCGATCAGCATCAACCGGTAGCGAATGATGCCCACAACGAATGCAGCCATGAAGGAGACACTGGCCAGGAACATCGGGATCCCAGCCCCCCCCAAGGCGAACTGGGTCCGGTTAAATTCCGCCAGATAAAGTGAGTACCCCACGGGAATAATCGAAATCAAACCTGCTAAGGCAATCCACTTCAGTTGATTCCGCTCATAAGGGTTCTGGCTTTTGAAGTAATTATTGAGCAGCGCGCCCAGTGTCATCAGATAATAGATACCAGCCACACTGATATAACTGTAAACAGCCCAGCGCAGGACCGAAACCACCTGAAACACGAGCGGGGAATAATCCTGATTGGCCAGTTCCACGGAACCATCGCTGATGTGTGAAGTCAGACGCAGATAAATCAGACAGGCCAGGATCAGGGTGCAGGTCGCGACGGGCACAGAATAAATGGCACGCAGCAGACCAATGGGATATTGGGACAACCAGGGGATCGATCGTGGATACGTAATAAAGAAGTGGAGCGTTATCGCAGGTACCAGAACGGCCGCCAGGACAAACGGAATATTCAGCGCCAGGGCACCGGCGATAATCCACCAGTTATAACCACCGATAAAAGCGACGAGGGTGATGATCCCCATCACAAAGAAGATTCGTGTAGTCCGGTCGAAGGGTCGCATCCAGTAGGCAAAAGCCCCGATCGCCAGAATGATTAGTTCCAGCGAAAACCAGAGCAATGAAATCGCGACATCACCCGACGGAATCGCCTGAATCTGAACCCATGCCGACTTCAGTGTATAGGTCGGTGGACCATCGGCGTTATCAGTCCGGCTATAAAACTCGACATTGATAAACCGGTTGCCCTCCATCTCCACCATATAGGGCACATCATGTTCCGTGGGATCGGCCTGCGGACGAAGATGACCGCCGGGGGGGAGCTTCATGTCGCGCAGCTTGCTGAGAACCTGAGAGAAGTCGAGGAACGTCCGAATCGGATACTCGCCGATCTTCGTGAGAATGTCACCCGGTTTCGGAGGCGAAAAGGCCCCTTCCTTCTTGATGCTGGGAGTCGCCTTGATTTCGATCCCGTCAGGTCCCTCTTCCCCTGTCTCAGACTGGACGCTATCCAGCATCGCCCGCAGACGCAGGTCTGGGCTGGTTGTAACGAAGCCTAATACGATCACACTATAAACGACAGCCAGAATACCGCCGGTGAAGAGAATCGCGCGTTCTTTGAATCCATGCTTTTTCATTTTGAGCGATTTCCAACAAGGGTGCGCCGGTCAGACATCAATGTCGATACATGTGTCGAACCAGTTTTTAGCGCCGAAATGTTCGGCGCTGAATGAAATCTGCTGACAACAATAGAGCATTTCGGCGCCGAAATTTCAAGTCTGGGTGTCGAAACCTGATAAAATAGAGGTTTTACAATCCCTCATCCCACTCAAAATAGACAAAAATGAAGCGCCATCCAAGAATTCACTCCAGTTTTCGTACTTTTTTGACGGTATTTTCGATATTCCTCTAATACAGCGTACTTTTGGCATGTCATCTGCAATAAAGATTATTCAGAAAGTTGTTCGGCAACCGTGAAACGGAGTTTCTGGTTCTTCTGAACCCGGTTTTGCCTTCAGCTTTCTGAACCCAGCCTGGCCCTTAAGAAGGAATCTGGTCTGGACGGACATTATCCAGAAGGTCCCCCTGATTTGCGAGTTCTGACCCAGCAAGCTCATCAGTTTCTGTGAAGTGTATAATCTACGATATCCCGTCCACAATTCACCGCCTTCTTAAGGGCTTTCTTTATGCGCCGCGCAACACTCCCATCGGCGTTTATTTTCCCGATCAGGCAAACTGCCCCAGATACACATTAGTATCGTATTCAAACCGCACCCTGCCCGCTGTCTGATGATCTTCGAAGATTACATTCAGCTGATGCAGCATTTCGTCGTACCCGGCATCTCCCTGATTGGGACAGTAAGACGATGAAAGCACTCGCCCCGTCAACGCAGGCAGATCGAAAATCTGTTCATTCTGAAATGTAAATTTGCTGAATGAGTCCGGAGCAAAAAAGTGGGCGAAATCATCGTCCGTAATCCGGGTGTGATTCACATCCTGGTAATCGGTGGCATACTCGAGCAGCAAAGCTTCGTAAGCCCGCAGAAAGGGCGTTGTATCAGTTCTGCGTTCATTCCAGATCAGAGCTCCCCAGCCTCCCGGCTTCAGAATCCGCTGGAACTCCTGCCTGGCGCGCGACTGATCAAACCAGTGAAAGGCCTGACCTGCGACGACAATGTCAAACTTTCCTGTCGGCAGACTGGTCTCTTCTGCCGTTCCATTAATACTGTGAAAGTTCTGATAAGTCCCGAGCAGTCGTTCCGCCGCCGACCGCATCTCGGCATTCGGCTCCACACCATAAACGGTATTATGGTGCTCCAGGAAAAGTTGAGAGGAAATCCCTGTACCGGATCCGATGTCGGCAATCAGAGATTCGGACGTAAGACCGCAGTGTGTCTTCAAGCAGTCCAGAACCGCTTCGGGGTAACTCGGTCGGTATTTAACATAATTATCAACGCGATCAGAGAAGCGACTGGTACTGTCTTTCATGATACAGGCTCCGGCACTCGACAGGCTTTGTCTCTACATTGCTTTCACAACTGGTCATCAAGCTGACATACCTGATTATACCCGAACCCAATTCCGTCACAGACTGGCAGATCTGACTTTTTTGATTTCCGGCGGCTCTTTGTCAAATGCCCAGTACTGGTGCCCCTGGAATTCCCTGGAGACCAGCCATTTGCGCTGGGTTGCGGAACTGTTCTGCTTCAACACAGCAAACAGATCGCTCAAGACGGCCCGATTACTGCCATAATAAGAATGGCTCATGAAACTGGTGTCGACCGCGGACACATCAATGGTCTCGACGCCTTTCATAATTAAAGGCTCTCGGGAGTCACCTGCCCTGCGTTCCTGATTGACTGCTTCTGAAGCCACCAGCGCCACATCCCCCGACCCGGAATAGAGGGTGACACGCCCAGACTGTTCAATAATCGCGGGTGCCAGCTTTCGGAATTCGCTCACGCCCACATCGGGTGCCGCCAGCACTACATTCTGGAAGGGCTTGGTTTCCGCAAAATTATCGGGCAGGCGATTCATGGCCCGCATCACAACACGGTTCCCCATGCTGTGCACTACAATATTGATTTTTGTTCCCTGGGGGACTGATTTAACCATTGTTTCCAGGAACTGTGCCATCGGCTCTACACTGGCCTGGGCAACCTGACCATCCAGCAGATACTTCTCGACGCCACCCTGCGAAGGCCAGCTGTAACAGACCACTGCTCCATTAAAGGGCAGTTCATTAGCAATTTGTGCCGCCCGCTGCACCGCGCTTGGGAAATTGACATTAAACCCGTGTACGAACAACAGCACATCTTTCTGAGGAGACTTAGCAATCAGCGTGTTCAATTCCTCAAAGAAGTTCACCTCGGGGACCGCGGAGAGACTGTTGATCTCAACCTGTCCATCCGGTGCCGGCGATCCCTGCCAGATGGTCTGGATCACTTTTGATTTCAGATCGCTGTGATTCTTACGTGAAATCTGCACCTCACTGGATCCATACTGCAGACTCCGGTCAAATTCATTGGCGTAGCCGATCTTTCCCTCTGGATTCCGTTCCTGGGACCGGTTCGTCGCATACAGAACTTTCCAGTTGGTGTATTCATCGGTCTGCCGGGCCGCAACCGGATCTTTGAGAGACTCTGCATACGAGTCTACCAGCTGTTGTGAGAGCGCACCGGTCACTTTGCCTGTGTAAACCAGATCCATTTTGGATTTCATGGTCGCACAGGAGAGACAAAGACACGCGCATAGACAGAAACAGGCTCCGGAACGGAGTAGTGGGGTTTTCATTTCGGAGATCTCCGAAAGGGAAGGGAGGTTTGAGAGAGAGGCGGGGAGCTTAGCGAATTTCCTCAATCAGGTGAACCCCAAAACACCTGTCCACATAACTGCCCCCAATTAGGCTCAAAACTCCTTAACCTGGCAGCTCATCACCGGCCAGAGCAAGGGCGAAATTAATCGCATTAAACAGCGCATGCATAAACACATTGGCAATGTAACTTCGTCGGTAGTAATAGAGTACCCCCAGCAGAAACGCGAGCGGAAACAGAGGAATCGAGTCCGGAAACCCATGCACCAGGCTGAAAATCAGTGAGCTGACGATGATCGCCCGCAACGGACTCAGAAAGCCCTCCAGCCAGCTCTGTAACAGTACACGATAGAGGAGTTCTTCAAACAGGGGGGCCACCACGATCGCTGACAGAAAAACCCAGCCAATCGTGACCACACCCGGAGCGGACCGCAATAACTGTAACAGTGGGTGCAGTGTTTCCTCCGAACGGAAAGGATGTGTGGCCACCAGCAGCAGAATCACGGGCAGCGGGGCCAGCAGAAACCCAAGTGCACCGTCCCGCAGCTGCGTGGGGATCTGATCCAGCCGAAATCCGAGTTGCCCCAACGACTTCCAACTGACCATCGTCAGAATCAGCAGCAGGATTCCCGTCAGTGCGAGTAAAATCAAACAGGACTGGATGATCTGGTTCAGCTCCAGCGGCGCAGGCGGTGGTGGGTTCAGCGATGCAACC
This window harbors:
- a CDS encoding sigma 54-interacting transcriptional regulator — protein: MKKHGFKERAILFTGGILAVVYSVIVLGFVTTSPDLRLRAMLDSVQSETGEEGPDGIEIKATPSIKKEGAFSPPKPGDILTKIGEYPIRTFLDFSQVLSKLRDMKLPPGGHLRPQADPTEHDVPYMVEMEGNRFINVEFYSRTDNADGPPTYTLKSAWVQIQAIPSGDVAISLLWFSLELIILAIGAFAYWMRPFDRTTRIFFVMGIITLVAFIGGYNWWIIAGALALNIPFVLAAVLVPAITLHFFITYPRSIPWLSQYPIGLLRAIYSVPVATCTLILACLIYLRLTSHISDGSVELANQDYSPLVFQVVSVLRWAVYSYISVAGIYYLMTLGALLNNYFKSQNPYERNQLKWIALAGLISIIPVGYSLYLAEFNRTQFALGGAGIPMFLASVSFMAAFVVGIIRYRLMLIDQIISRGMLFYVVSAGISILYATVISLGSLYGTQLNRTPSTNQAISVFLVMLFAISLLLWSRDRVQRLIDRRFFRQKYQLDKALKRMNRAVGRLGDQRSIADRMLTSCREVLQVKSAAIYLLNPEHTQFDLLTGFHIENSPSTVPCNAELLEVLEGELAFQRVATGLLKEASPAQQLLRLLGFDFIYNLELDGEFAGFVALGQRTAGSAYSAEDLTFLNAMGQITSIALHSTKIHQDLRRLNEEMRIKVEKIDDQRRLVSVLQSELTSSQEIAERSEPHAVQRGLIKGNSPAIRQVMETVRKVANSESTVLIRGESGTGKELLAQAVHENSSRHEKPLVRVNCAALSPSLLESELFGHVKGAFTGAHEDRVGRFEMANGGTLFLDEIGDISLDTQVKLLRVLQERAFERVGGSETLHVDVRLITATHQNLEQRIAEGLFREDLYYRLNVISITLPPLRERRDDIFELAFYFLKRTAHRLGKRISHIDTDAIEALERADWPGNIRQLENVIERAVVLAEEEVITLKDLPADLVSGNRRMPVRVIETKQVRTEPSRRIPLSDVEVISFPGTESQADRQLSEPEQLKQALAECDGNKAQAARMLGMPRSTYYSKLKKYGIG
- a CDS encoding class I SAM-dependent methyltransferase; its protein translation is MKDSTSRFSDRVDNYVKYRPSYPEAVLDCLKTHCGLTSESLIADIGSGTGISSQLFLEHHNTVYGVEPNAEMRSAAERLLGTYQNFHSINGTAEETSLPTGKFDIVVAGQAFHWFDQSRARQEFQRILKPGGWGALIWNERRTDTTPFLRAYEALLLEYATDYQDVNHTRITDDDFAHFFAPDSFSKFTFQNEQIFDLPALTGRVLSSSYCPNQGDAGYDEMLHQLNVIFEDHQTAGRVRFEYDTNVYLGQFA
- a CDS encoding alpha/beta hydrolase; amino-acid sequence: MDLVYTGKVTGALSQQLVDSYAESLKDPVAARQTDEYTNWKVLYATNRSQERNPEGKIGYANEFDRSLQYGSSEVQISRKNHSDLKSKVIQTIWQGSPAPDGQVEINSLSAVPEVNFFEELNTLIAKSPQKDVLLFVHGFNVNFPSAVQRAAQIANELPFNGAVVCYSWPSQGGVEKYLLDGQVAQASVEPMAQFLETMVKSVPQGTKINIVVHSMGNRVVMRAMNRLPDNFAETKPFQNVVLAAPDVGVSEFRKLAPAIIEQSGRVTLYSGSGDVALVASEAVNQERRAGDSREPLIMKGVETIDVSAVDTSFMSHSYYGSNRAVLSDLFAVLKQNSSATQRKWLVSREFQGHQYWAFDKEPPEIKKVRSASL
- a CDS encoding polysaccharide pyruvyl transferase family protein, translated to MTFADLISRRSLLILLATLPLFSLSALEAGENDSKQKTIFMRSGWQTVNIGDIGHTPGTLRYLEEYLPDVKVNLWLHRTTDEVTAMLKQRFPKVNIVQGKMNARGKANNPEMQKAFDESDLFLYNSGMHFNQFWPPPIYIIEACTATNKPLVLYGQSFDGFAPEDEAKMSELLSRAAAIYTRDVESFYYLRKIGVTSPSLAFGPDGCFGIDVRDDKKANAWLKAHDLKPKEFITVTLRSNTPKLKATKGTVMNPTQPTKEDIAQNELWTKKLRAVITDWVRTTKKKVLLAPEVDKEIIHAQKMILDQLPEDVKPYVVNRDPFWNVDEAASVYAQAIAVVSMEPHSCIIALSMGTPVMHLASARHGLKRWMFRDIGLSEWLFDIDNEPASQITRALLKIDAKPALSQSKVDRAMHTVNTRSKEMMGEIKEILDQQ
- a CDS encoding CPBP family intramembrane glutamic endopeptidase, coding for MLQFLLLLLTLVSIRYWFLIIKAQSLTPVFELNPERTTSELSPPVLLALLWICYQVVASLNPPPPAPLELNQIIQSCLILLALTGILLLILTMVSWKSLGQLGFRLDQIPTQLRDGALGFLLAPLPVILLLVATHPFRSEETLHPLLQLLRSAPGVVTIGWVFLSAIVVAPLFEELLYRVLLQSWLEGFLSPLRAIIVSSLIFSLVHGFPDSIPLFPLAFLLGVLYYYRRSYIANVFMHALFNAINFALALAGDELPG